The stretch of DNA CACCCCAATCCCTCCGCCGGCCCCTGCTGATCGAGCGAAGTCGAGATCCCCCGCACCAACACGTAAACTCTCTCGCATGTGTTACCCCGTCACCTGCACCACATGCGGCAAGATCACCTGGGACGGCTGCGGAGCCCACGTCGACGAGGTGATGACGCCCGTTCCGCAGGAGCAGCGCTGCACCTGTCCGCGCTGACACCGCGACACCGTCCGTCGAGAATCGGAGATCTCGCAGGATCCCGGTAGAATCGGCGACCGATGGCCTCCGATCGTTCCGCTCCCACGCAGACGACACCCCGCATGTCCGAACCCGATGGTTCGCTGCTGCGCGGTGTCGCGTCGTCGCGTGCGCTCTCGCGGCGCACGCTCCTGGCGGGAGGCGCCGGCATCGCGGCGCTCGGGTTGGCGGCGTGTTCCTCCCACGATCCGGTCACCCCGCGCGATGCGGCCGCCGTCGCGGCCGACGATGAACTCGCGATCGAGACCGAACCACCCGAGCTCCCCGCTGATCCACCGATCATCACGGGCGAGTTCGTCTCCGCGAAGATGGCGGGACGCCTCACCCGGTGGGCGGTCGCGCGCCCGAACGGCGTGTCCGGTGAACTCCCCGTGGTGATCGTCGCGCACGCGCTCAACACGCACGAGAAGACGATCTTCAGCCCGGGTCTGGACATTCAGGGCGTGGTCCAACGTCATGTGGACGCCGGCAACACCCCGTTCGCCGTCGCCTGCGTCGATGTGGACCGCAACTACTTCCATCTGCGGACCGACGGCGCCGACGGTGCGGCGATGATCATCGACGAGTTCATGCCGATGCTCGACAACGACCCTGATCTGGATCTTCGCACCGATCGGATCGGTCTGTTCGGCTGGTCGATGGGTGGCTACGGCGCGCTCCGCATCGGCGCGATCCTCGGCCCGCGCCGGGTCGCGGCCATCGCGGTCGGCTCCCCCGCCCTGTGGGCCGATCCCGCCCAATTCCCCCCTCGCGCCTTCGATTCGCTGGCCGACTACCGGGCCAACTCGCTGTTCGGGCAGCAGCCCGCGTTCGCGAACATCCCGCTGATGATCAGTGTCGGGACGTCCGACCAGTTCTACATGTACACGCGTCAATGGGCGGCCGATCTGCATCCGCCCGCGGCGTTCGCGACGTCACCGGGCGGACACACCAACCGCTTCTGGCGATCGGTGCTCCCCGATCAGGTCGCATTCCTGGGCAGAGCCCTCGCCTGACGGCGTCGGCCCATCACCGCGAGTGCCGACCCGGCGACGATCGCCACGAACAACGACGCGACCAGAATCGCGGCCTTACCGTGCTCGAGTGCGTGTAGATCGCCGGGAAAGCTGAGCTCGGCGACGAGCAGCGACACGGTGAAGCCGATGCCTGCGAGCGACGCGACGCCGGCGAGGTCGCCCCACCGCACCGACGGGTCGAGCTCGCTGTCGGTGAAACGCACCGTGAGCCAGGTGGCCGCCATGATGCCGATCGGTTTGCCGAGGATCAGACCCGCCATCACGCCGATCGCGATCGGATCGGTCATCATGTCGCCCAAGCCGTTCCAGCCACCGACCGCCACTCCGGCGGAGAGAAACGCGAACACCGGCACCGCGAAGCCCGACGAGATCGGCCGGAACCGGTGCTCGAACTCTTCGGCGAGCCCGTTCCCACCCGTCCGGACCGGCACCATGAAGCCGAGCACGACACCGGCGATGGTCGCGTGGATGCCGGACGCGTGGACCAGTGCCCAGGCGACGATGCCGAGCGGTAGGAGGATCACCCACGCGGCCCACCGGCGCCGCGCGAACCATTCCGCGTACCGACGCGCGAGGACGGCGAACAGCGCGATCGGGATCAGCGCGGCGACGAGCGGGATCGGCTTCACCGACTCCGTGTACACGACGGCGATGATGACGATGGCGATCAGATCGTCCACGACGGCGAGGGTCAGCAGGAACAGACGCAGCGCCGCGGGCAGCCCCTTGCCGACCACGGCCAGCACGGCGACCGCGAACGCGATGTCGGTCGCGGTGGGAACGGCCCATCCGTGCGCACCGTCGCGGCCCCAGTTGATCCCCAGATAGATGAGGGCGGGTACGACGACGCCGCCGACCGC from Gordonia humi encodes:
- a CDS encoding alpha/beta hydrolase; the encoded protein is MSEPDGSLLRGVASSRALSRRTLLAGGAGIAALGLAACSSHDPVTPRDAAAVAADDELAIETEPPELPADPPIITGEFVSAKMAGRLTRWAVARPNGVSGELPVVIVAHALNTHEKTIFSPGLDIQGVVQRHVDAGNTPFAVACVDVDRNYFHLRTDGADGAAMIIDEFMPMLDNDPDLDLRTDRIGLFGWSMGGYGALRIGAILGPRRVAAIAVGSPALWADPAQFPPRAFDSLADYRANSLFGQQPAFANIPLMISVGTSDQFYMYTRQWAADLHPPAAFATSPGGHTNRFWRSVLPDQVAFLGRALA
- the nhaA gene encoding Na+/H+ antiporter NhaA is translated as MSHTETAEKYRVVDLLRRETVGGFLLVGAALVAIVVANTPAVDAYETFRDTTVGYAPWHLDLTIGQWASDGLLAIFFFLVGLELNREIVAGSLRAARTAIVPVFAAVGGVVVPALIYLGINWGRDGAHGWAVPTATDIAFAVAVLAVVGKGLPAALRLFLLTLAVVDDLIAIVIIAVVYTESVKPIPLVAALIPIALFAVLARRYAEWFARRRWAAWVILLPLGIVAWALVHASGIHATIAGVVLGFMVPVRTGGNGLAEEFEHRFRPISSGFAVPVFAFLSAGVAVGGWNGLGDMMTDPIAIGVMAGLILGKPIGIMAATWLTVRFTDSELDPSVRWGDLAGVASLAGIGFTVSLLVAELSFPGDLHALEHGKAAILVASLFVAIVAGSALAVMGRRRQARALPRNAT